AACATGTGGAGATAAAGCAGTTTATGACAAAATATGTGAAGCTTTCCGTCCAGTTGTTGAAGAGCATATCGCAGTTTACGGAGCTTATAACGAACAACGTTTAACTGGTAAACACGAAACGGCATCTATTCATGATTTCTCTTATGGAGTATCTGATAGAGGAGCTTCAATCAGAATCCCTTTATATACTGTTCAACACGGTTGGAAAGGATACTTGGAAGACAGAAGACCAGCATCTAATGGTGATCCATACAAAATTGCTGCAAGAATTATCAAAACTGTTAATTCAGCTTTGTAATTAAAACCAAAATAAACCAAAAAGTGCCTTTCTAATCGAAGGCACTTTTTTTATACAACAAAATCTAGCATTTCAAAGCAGATGACATATTACAAGCCAACTCCTTATTTTTTTAACGCTGAATAATTTTAAATTAAAAAACAAATCTTACATTTGAGTTAAACTAAAAAACAAATCATATTATGACAGTTTGGATATTATTTATAATACTAATCATCGCCATACTTGCCCTTGATTTAGGGGTTTTCAACAAAAACCCACACGTTATTAGTACCAAAGAAGCTAGTAAATGGACTGCAATCTGGTTTACGGTATCCATGCTTTTTTCAGGTGTTGTTTATTGGCTTTACACCACCGATTATGTTTTAAACCCAACTAAACTGAAACCATCAGTTGCAGCGATGAAGTTCATTACGGGCTATTTAATTGAATTATCCTTGAGCATTGATAACATTTTTGTAATTGCATTGGTTTTTGCTTCATTCAATATCTCTAAAAAATACCAACATCGTGTTTTATTCTGGGGAATTTTAGGAGCTGTTATTTTCCGTGGTTTAATGATCTTCTTTGGTGTTTTATTGATTAATAAATTCGCTTGGACAACTTACCTATTCGGTGCCTTCTTGATATTTACCGCTTTAAAAATGTTATTCACTTCTGAAGAAGGTAAAGAGTTTAACCCCAAGAAATCTATTATTTACAAAATCCTTGGAAAATTAATTCCAATAACCCATCATACAGACAAAGAACATTTTTTTATAAAAACCGAAAAAGGAAATGCTGCCACACCTTTATTTGTAGCGCTTATAGTTATCGAAGTAATGGATGTTGTTTTTGCTGTAGATAGTGTTCCAGCTATTTTAGCTATTACCTCGGATCCGTTTTTAGTGTTCAGCTCTAATATTTTTGCTATTCTTGGTTTGCGTTCTTTGTACTTTTTCTTAGCCAATATGCTAGAGAAATTCAGTCATTTAGAATACAGTTTAATTGCAATTTTAAGTTTCGTTGGATTGAAAATGCTGTTGCACGATTTCATAGAAATTCCAGAATGGGCTTCGCTTGGTTTCATAGCGTTATCTTTAATTGTAGGAGTTATTGTTTCGATTAGAATTGCGGACAAAAAAGAGGTATCTAAATAAAAAACTGTTTAAAATAAATATAATAAAAAAAGGAAATCTTACGATTTCCTTTTTTTATTATAACGTTTTGAATTCTAAATTAATTTAAAACTTTCACCTTTGAATCATCAATATTATAAGCTTTAATAACAGCATTATAATCAGAAAGATCTACTTTTGTTGAAGCAGATTTACCCGTTACAGTAGCAGGTCCAGGCACAATAACAATTCTAAAAGTTTGATTATTAATATAACTAGGTGTTGTACTTAAATTATAAGTACCACCAGCATAAATAGTAAAATCTTCTTTACTAAAATCAAAATCATAATCCAATTCACCTTGCGTTAAAAACAAAGTTCTTGGTATTTGTTGCCAAATAGGAGTAGCAGAATCAATAGTACCTGCTAATCTATAAATCAAAAGAACATCTCCATTATATAATACAGGATTTAGCTTTTGATAAATTATATAACCATTATTTGGATCTAAAGAGAAGTTGATATTTCTAAGTTCAAAAACCTCACTAACAAAACCCGGCTCTCCTTTTTGTCCGTCTTGCCCATCAAACCCATCTTGTCCCGGAGGCCCTTCTGGTCCTTCACAACTAGAAAATGTTACTATTCCAAAAACCGCTAAAAGTAAAATTATTTTTTTCATTTTTTTTATATTTAAAAGTTCGATAAAGGTATTTCAAAAATTAAGCCAAAAAAATTATTTATTTAGATTTCATTCAAAAAGATCAATCGTTATCGTTTGAAAGAAGACACCAATATCTATAATTTATAACTCAAAAAAAGCTAAGAAATTATATATCAATCAATAAAAACCCAAATTGGAACATTTTTTTAATTGTTCAAAACTCCATTACTTTTCAAAACTTTACTAAAAAACAATAACTGATACGGCAGTGCATTTTCCCAATATTCCCAAGTATGAGCTCCTGGTCGCTCAGTATAATCATGAGGAACTTTACTATAAACTAGCCTTCTATGTAACTCTCTATTGGGTTCAATAAGAAAATCATCGACACCACAATCGATAATTAATGCTAATTTATTGGCTTTAATTTTATCAACCATTCCCATTACTGCATTTTGCGCATATAAATCCGGGTTGGTACTTTGATCTCCAAAAACAGGCTGCATTAATTTTATAACTTGATCATTTGGCTCTCTACCTAACATTGTTCCCATATCCACAGCTCCACTCATACTTCCAGCAGCACAAAACAACTCTGGGTGTTTAGCCGAAAGAGACAAAGCACCATGACCTCCCATAGAAAGTCCTGCAATAACGCGTCCTTTTTTATCATTAATAGTTCGGTAGGTTTTATCAATCTTCTGGATTACTTCTGAAGTAATATAGGTTTCAAACTGACTGCCTTTATTTACTGGGCTATCGAGATAAAAACTAAACGTTTCTCCTTCCGGCATTACAATTATAATATTATATTGATCTGCTAAATTCTTAACTGTATTTTTATTAGGGGTATTGGACAACCAATCCGAGAAATGTCCATAAGCACCGTGTAAAAGATATAGTACTGGATAAGCCGTTTTTCCTTTGGCATAGGAATTTGGCAAAACGATTGCCGCTTTATAGGTTTTATTCATAGCAACACTAGGAATTTGCAAAGTATCAACCGTCGAAGCGAAAGACAAAATAGTATTGCCAAATAAAAACGCAATACAGACAACAAGTAATTTTTTCATATCATTCATATATAGTGATGAATTGTAAATATACAATTTCCATGAAAAAAAACTTAGTAAGTTTTTACAAACTACTCAATAAGTGATTTTAACTCATGTCTATATTGTGACGCACTTTTACCTGTAAAAGCCTTAAATGATTTATTGAAATGACTAAAATTATTAAATCCGCTTTCGAAACTAATTTCAGTAATACTTTTATTGTTTTCGGATAAAAGCTTTGATGCATGAACCAAACGATAGTCATTTACAAAAGTGGTAAATGTTTTATTGGTAATTTTTTTAAAATACCTACAAAACGAAGGAGTTGTCATACTTACCATGCTAGAAACAGTATCTAACTGAATTGGTTCTTGGAAATTATCTTTCACATAGTTAAAAACCACATTAATTCTATCATTATCCTGAACTTGTAACTCAAGAGCAAAACCATCTGCATTCAAAATAGTGTATTCGTTATTTACCTCTAAGTCATTCAAAATCCTAATCATTCGTAATAATCGATCAAAATTAGATCGATTTTCCATCTCTTCTATTATTGGGCCAATCATTTTTATGGTTTCTTTACCAAATGCAATTCCTCCTTTTGCTTTCTGAAAAAGCTGTTGAATGTTTTTTAATTCTGGAGCATTCAAAAAATCACTTCCTAAAAAATCAGCTGGCATTTGGATTACGATTTCATTCTTATTACCAGTTTCCTCATTTGTAAATCCACAATGAGGCAAGTTACTACCAATAAGTACTAAATCGCCATCCGAATAATAGGATATATGACTTCCTATTTGTCTTTTCCCTGATCCACCATTTACAAAAACCAATTCAATTTCGGGATGGTAATGCCATAAATCAGATTTACAATTAGCATTTTCAACATATCTTGAAAAAGTAAAAGAGCTACCAAAAGTTGGCGTAATAATTTCGAGCGTAGGATTCATTTTTTTCATTAGACCCATTTTTAAAACTACTCAAATTTACCACAAAACTATCTTATATTATCAAAAATTAACATACAACGTTTTCGTAAAGTTAAAATAGCATATATATTAGAAAATTCTGTTGTACTACGAATCCAACTAACATTCTACATTTGTAATAGAAATTTTAATACTAAATAAAAAAACAAAACATATGAAAACGATCTTAAAACTTAGTCTAGTAGTATTAGTTGCAATGACAACAATGAGTACTTATGCAATCAACGGTGATTTTTTACTAAATGTAAGAACAGTAAATGGAAAAGAAATTAGCTTTGCTATAAATCAACTTCAAAGAGCGAATGTGACCATTACAGATAAATTCCATACTGTTATCTACAGTGAAGTAGTAACTGGAAAAGATGGTATTTATAAAACATACAGTTTAGAAGAATTTCCAGAAGGAACTTACTTTTTGGAAGTAGAAACTAATTCTAAAAAAGTAACTC
The Flavobacterium sp. 5 DNA segment above includes these coding regions:
- a CDS encoding AraC family transcriptional regulator, which translates into the protein MKKMNPTLEIITPTFGSSFTFSRYVENANCKSDLWHYHPEIELVFVNGGSGKRQIGSHISYYSDGDLVLIGSNLPHCGFTNEETGNKNEIVIQMPADFLGSDFLNAPELKNIQQLFQKAKGGIAFGKETIKMIGPIIEEMENRSNFDRLLRMIRILNDLEVNNEYTILNADGFALELQVQDNDRINVVFNYVKDNFQEPIQLDTVSSMVSMTTPSFCRYFKKITNKTFTTFVNDYRLVHASKLLSENNKSITEISFESGFNNFSHFNKSFKAFTGKSASQYRHELKSLIE
- a CDS encoding alpha/beta hydrolase family protein — encoded protein: MKKLLVVCIAFLFGNTILSFASTVDTLQIPSVAMNKTYKAAIVLPNSYAKGKTAYPVLYLLHGAYGHFSDWLSNTPNKNTVKNLADQYNIIIVMPEGETFSFYLDSPVNKGSQFETYITSEVIQKIDKTYRTINDKKGRVIAGLSMGGHGALSLSAKHPELFCAAGSMSGAVDMGTMLGREPNDQVIKLMQPVFGDQSTNPDLYAQNAVMGMVDKIKANKLALIIDCGVDDFLIEPNRELHRRLVYSKVPHDYTERPGAHTWEYWENALPYQLLFFSKVLKSNGVLNN
- a CDS encoding collagen-like protein, which encodes MKKIILLLAVFGIVTFSSCEGPEGPPGQDGFDGQDGQKGEPGFVSEVFELRNINFSLDPNNGYIIYQKLNPVLYNGDVLLIYRLAGTIDSATPIWQQIPRTLFLTQGELDYDFDFSKEDFTIYAGGTYNLSTTPSYINNQTFRIVIVPGPATVTGKSASTKVDLSDYNAVIKAYNIDDSKVKVLN
- a CDS encoding DUF3244 domain-containing protein, encoding MKTILKLSLVVLVAMTTMSTYAINGDFLLNVRTVNGKEISFAINQLQRANVTITDKFHTVIYSEVVTGKDGIYKTYSLEEFPEGTYFLEVETNSKKVTHEIVVTREVSTLSRKSVAEVQKADLKLKEQNLAIK
- a CDS encoding TerC/Alx family metal homeostasis membrane protein — protein: MTVWILFIILIIAILALDLGVFNKNPHVISTKEASKWTAIWFTVSMLFSGVVYWLYTTDYVLNPTKLKPSVAAMKFITGYLIELSLSIDNIFVIALVFASFNISKKYQHRVLFWGILGAVIFRGLMIFFGVLLINKFAWTTYLFGAFLIFTALKMLFTSEEGKEFNPKKSIIYKILGKLIPITHHTDKEHFFIKTEKGNAATPLFVALIVIEVMDVVFAVDSVPAILAITSDPFLVFSSNIFAILGLRSLYFFLANMLEKFSHLEYSLIAILSFVGLKMLLHDFIEIPEWASLGFIALSLIVGVIVSIRIADKKEVSK